The Mixophyes fleayi isolate aMixFle1 chromosome 1, aMixFle1.hap1, whole genome shotgun sequence genome includes a region encoding these proteins:
- the LOC142160521 gene encoding von Willebrand factor A domain-containing protein 5A-like, with product MNEAPSELFVKTLLCPSVETTQPLPVESPPLLKLISLQNADGSWNMTQKLYTILGVSGKNLKDKNPDQNMDPAVWATLLAVIWLHASCQEERDEWELLEGKGISWIKSRAGSSLSGFIRAGNELLKSSVDPKVFGL from the exons ATGAATGAGGCCCCCTCAGAACTCTTTGTGAAGACCTTGCTATGTCCCTCGGTGGAGACCACCCAACCTCTCCCAGTAGAGAGCCCCCCTCTGTTGAAGCTGATTTCCCTGCAGAATGCTGACGGCTCCTGGAACATGACCCAGAAATTATACACAATCCTGGGAGTATCTGGGAAAAACCTTAAAGACAAGAACCCCGATCAG AACATGGACCCGGCAGTGTGGGCGACGCTCCTGGCTGTGATCTGGCTTCACGCCTCCTGTCAGGAGGAGAGAGATGAGTGGGAGTTACTGGAGGGGAAGGGCATCTCCTGGATTAAGTCCAGAGCAG GCTCCTCCCTGAGCGGGTTTATCAGAGCTGGAAATGAGCTGCTGAAATCCTCAGTGGATCCTAAAGTGTTTGGCCTGTAA